The Thermomicrobiales bacterium genome includes a region encoding these proteins:
- a CDS encoding ATP-grasp domain-containing protein, whose product MTLRLQSATWFPGPNVWSSTPIYCVDLGVKPPNGLITDGARRALEHALRESGLGSTMSPACGQRAAPASANPMEWAGWLSVVFQRMCEAPVEQSFHQSTRFAFEALHRRTGKVAAHLALRLMNHTLYGSEPDFTLDRELALLARLNRAYDHGPVGRAIAAEARRRAIPLSTTDPRGRIVELGNGRFRQRILGTMTSRTIALGNLISDDKLLTNRFLASAGFPVPQAVPVRDAEQSCERAARIGYPVVLKPMDQADSYLVFVDIRDETELRTRFETISQELKSRTKPLLLERFIPGNVYRALIVGDQVVGLFQRIPAHVIGNGTSSIQQLVAQENAQPRRQRAELHQIPIDAETMLMLERQQLTLESIPESGRTVALKPQIGHKRDGGLARDCTGELHPDNARLLIEATRTIGLDIAGIDFVTRNCSRPMLADGGAIIEINSRPDFERHLRPSEGASRDGAPALIDLLFPPGQPVRAPIVAVTEDENSVDLCRLISEELTALGHAVGRATRAGIVIDGMTYLGADGTNPTGPRTLLNHPAVDTAVVEIESESIVTHGLGFDICDVVVLRSLSDLLRPSGEPVETVLLDVLSPNGTVILHSSDPATHALADRWPGPVITLLPDPESGDPPLLAIAQHVAAALNRVPTTHT is encoded by the coding sequence GTGACGCTCAGGCTCCAATCGGCCACCTGGTTCCCTGGGCCAAACGTCTGGTCATCGACCCCAATCTACTGCGTCGATCTGGGTGTAAAACCTCCCAACGGTCTCATCACCGATGGCGCACGCAGAGCGCTCGAGCATGCTCTGCGCGAATCCGGGCTCGGCTCGACCATGAGTCCCGCATGCGGTCAGCGAGCCGCTCCCGCATCGGCAAATCCGATGGAGTGGGCCGGTTGGCTGTCGGTTGTCTTCCAGCGCATGTGCGAGGCGCCGGTCGAGCAATCGTTCCACCAATCGACCAGGTTCGCGTTCGAGGCATTGCACAGGCGCACAGGAAAGGTCGCGGCCCATCTCGCGCTGCGGCTCATGAATCACACGCTCTACGGCAGCGAACCGGATTTCACGCTCGATCGGGAACTGGCGCTGCTCGCGAGATTAAATCGTGCCTACGATCACGGACCAGTCGGCCGCGCCATTGCCGCCGAAGCGAGACGGCGCGCCATTCCACTCAGCACCACCGATCCTCGCGGGCGCATCGTCGAGCTCGGCAACGGTCGTTTTCGCCAACGCATCCTGGGAACGATGACCTCTCGCACCATTGCGTTGGGCAACCTCATCTCGGATGACAAGCTGCTGACCAATCGCTTTCTGGCCAGCGCGGGATTCCCCGTTCCACAAGCGGTACCGGTTCGCGACGCCGAGCAATCCTGCGAACGTGCCGCGCGCATCGGCTATCCGGTCGTGCTGAAGCCGATGGATCAGGCAGACTCGTATCTCGTCTTCGTCGACATCCGTGACGAAACCGAGTTGCGGACGCGTTTCGAAACCATCTCCCAAGAACTCAAATCACGAACGAAACCACTCCTGCTCGAGCGATTCATCCCCGGAAACGTCTACCGCGCCCTCATCGTGGGAGACCAGGTGGTCGGCCTCTTTCAGCGGATACCAGCCCACGTGATCGGCAACGGCACAAGCTCGATCCAGCAACTGGTGGCCCAGGAGAACGCGCAACCCAGGCGGCAACGCGCCGAGCTTCATCAAATCCCGATCGATGCCGAGACCATGCTCATGCTGGAGCGCCAGCAACTCACCCTCGAATCGATTCCGGAAAGCGGACGGACGGTTGCGCTCAAACCGCAAATTGGCCACAAGCGCGACGGTGGCCTGGCGCGAGACTGCACCGGCGAGTTGCATCCAGACAATGCCCGCCTGCTGATCGAGGCAACCCGAACGATCGGCCTCGATATCGCCGGAATCGATTTCGTCACCCGGAACTGTTCCCGTCCCATGCTGGCAGATGGCGGCGCCATCATCGAGATCAACAGCCGGCCCGATTTCGAACGGCACCTCCGCCCAAGCGAAGGCGCTTCTCGCGACGGCGCTCCTGCGCTCATCGACCTTCTCTTTCCCCCTGGACAACCGGTACGCGCGCCGATCGTCGCAGTCACCGAAGACGAGAATTCGGTCGACCTCTGCCGTCTCATCTCGGAGGAGCTCACTGCGTTGGGACACGCGGTGGGACGTGCCACTCGTGCAGGCATCGTCATCGACGGGATGACCTACCTCGGCGCCGATGGGACCAATCCAACTGGTCCCCGGACACTGCTGAACCATCCTGCGGTGGACACCGCTGTCGTGGAGATCGAAAGTGAAAGCATCGTGACCCACGGACTCGGGTTCGACATCTGCGATGTGGTCGTGCTGCGCTCGCTGTCGGACCTGCTGCGCCCCTCTGGCGAACCGGTGGAGACGGTGCTCCTCGACGTGCTCTCACCGAACGGGACGGTCATCCTGCATAGCTCGGACCCGGCCACGCATGCGCTGGCGGATCGGTGGCCCGGTCCGGTCATCACCCTCCTGCCAGATCCCGAATCTGGCGACCCTCCACTCCTGGCCATCGCGCAGCATGTCGCAGCCGCTCTGAATCGCGTGCCCACCACGCATACCTGA
- a CDS encoding phage major capsid protein, with the protein MAMTKVEAAKLTNDLLLRGVVETIVKESSVLQLLPFMEVTGTSVTYGREATMPAATFYDVGDTWTEATPTFTQMTANLKILGGDADVDNFIQATYADPNDIEAEVISSRAKSIAHVFSDSFFNGDSGLNPKTFDGLTKVLTGTGQEVIAGANGAQLTLDMMDAMIDLIMPGKPDALFLSRRTRRKLSSLRRASGNLLEVDVDQFGQRALFYDGIPLYVDDFISDTQVQGSSGSVCSSVYGVKFGQGVGALGLEHGGIQIEQVGELETKDATRWRLKWYTGLSVFSLLGVARVKGILA; encoded by the coding sequence ATGGCGATGACAAAAGTAGAAGCCGCGAAACTGACGAACGATCTGCTGCTGCGCGGGGTGGTTGAGACGATCGTGAAGGAGAGCAGCGTGCTGCAGTTGCTTCCATTTATGGAAGTGACCGGCACGAGCGTGACGTATGGCCGCGAGGCGACGATGCCGGCCGCGACGTTCTATGACGTGGGCGATACGTGGACAGAGGCGACTCCGACCTTCACACAGATGACCGCGAATCTCAAGATCCTGGGCGGGGACGCCGATGTGGACAATTTCATCCAGGCGACGTATGCGGACCCGAACGACATCGAGGCGGAGGTGATTTCCAGCCGGGCGAAGTCGATCGCGCATGTGTTTTCCGATTCGTTTTTCAATGGCGATTCGGGATTGAACCCCAAGACCTTCGATGGGCTGACCAAGGTGCTCACCGGCACCGGTCAGGAGGTGATCGCGGGGGCGAATGGGGCGCAACTGACATTGGACATGATGGACGCCATGATCGATCTGATCATGCCGGGCAAACCGGATGCGCTCTTCTTGAGCCGGCGCACGCGGCGCAAACTGAGCTCGCTGCGCCGGGCCAGCGGGAATCTGTTGGAGGTCGATGTCGACCAGTTCGGGCAACGGGCGTTGTTCTACGACGGGATTCCGCTGTATGTGGACGATTTCATCAGTGACACGCAGGTGCAGGGGAGCTCGGGTTCGGTTTGCTCGTCGGTGTACGGGGTGAAGTTCGGGCAGGGGGTCGGCGCGCTCGGGTTGGAGCACGGCGGGATTCAGATCGAGCAGGTGGGGGAGCTGGAGACGAAGGACGCGACCCGCTGGCGGCTGAAGTGGTATACGGGGTTGTCGGTGTTTTCGCTGTTGGGCGTGGCGCGGGTGAAGGGGATCTTGGCGTAG
- a CDS encoding DinB family protein, protein MPEIEPSELTDLETIRARWQAIDSETDAFLATLSDEQLGQEIVYARAHGGEFRNILWKAMLHQANHQTYHRGEVAAVLTHLGASPGELDILRMYDRRD, encoded by the coding sequence GTGCCGGAAATCGAGCCGTCGGAGCTTACTGACCTGGAAACGATCCGCGCGCGCTGGCAAGCGATCGATTCCGAGACCGATGCCTTCCTCGCCACCCTCTCGGACGAGCAACTTGGCCAGGAAATTGTCTATGCCAGGGCCCACGGAGGCGAGTTCCGCAACATCCTTTGGAAGGCAATGCTGCACCAGGCGAACCACCAAACCTACCACCGTGGCGAAGTCGCGGCGGTGCTCACCCATCTCGGCGCATCACCCGGCGAGCTCGACATTCTTCGCATGTACGACCGCCGGGACTAA
- a CDS encoding nucleoside hydrolase, with protein MCKRVVCVLMLSLMLTGFGGAMLVSAQEGTPSPTAADGPIPVIIDSDMISDDWMATLFVLNDPRFDVQAITVTGTGFATCDAGVTAALGMLALTKYDEVPVSCWSEDPLAGENGPPEDWMTTLESVQALGLPDDGRKPADEDAVALFTTTVQNSPEPITVLALGPLTNIGAALEATPALVDNIEMIYVMGGAVDVEGSFVSDANTSAEWNIFSDPHGAALTFQSGAPITLVPLDATNEVPVTPAFVERLEAEKTSPAAGFVAALLSNNMESIESGSYYFWDPLAAVVMADPSIVTLTPRTVTIVDVPGDPEDGRTKPDDNGVEILVATAPDAQALEDALIAMWNAA; from the coding sequence ATGTGCAAACGAGTCGTGTGCGTGTTGATGCTCAGCCTCATGCTGACTGGGTTCGGTGGCGCGATGCTCGTCTCCGCCCAGGAGGGCACACCCTCGCCAACTGCTGCCGATGGCCCCATCCCGGTCATCATCGACAGCGACATGATTTCCGACGACTGGATGGCCACCCTCTTTGTGCTCAACGATCCACGGTTCGACGTCCAGGCCATCACCGTCACGGGAACTGGCTTTGCCACGTGTGACGCCGGGGTAACCGCCGCGCTCGGCATGCTGGCGCTGACCAAGTACGACGAAGTGCCCGTGAGCTGCTGGAGCGAAGACCCCCTTGCCGGCGAGAACGGACCACCCGAAGACTGGATGACCACGCTCGAATCCGTGCAGGCGCTCGGCCTGCCAGACGACGGCCGCAAACCCGCCGATGAAGACGCGGTCGCGCTCTTCACCACCACCGTCCAGAACTCACCCGAACCCATCACCGTGCTGGCGCTCGGTCCGCTCACCAATATCGGCGCGGCCCTCGAAGCGACCCCGGCCCTGGTCGACAACATCGAGATGATCTACGTGATGGGTGGCGCGGTCGATGTCGAAGGCTCGTTCGTCAGCGACGCCAACACCTCCGCCGAGTGGAACATCTTCAGCGATCCGCATGGCGCGGCGCTCACCTTCCAGTCCGGCGCTCCCATCACACTCGTTCCGCTCGATGCCACCAATGAAGTGCCGGTCACACCCGCGTTCGTCGAACGACTGGAAGCCGAGAAAACCTCCCCGGCCGCCGGGTTCGTGGCCGCGCTCCTCTCCAACAACATGGAGTCGATCGAAAGTGGCAGCTACTACTTCTGGGACCCCCTCGCCGCGGTTGTGATGGCCGATCCCAGTATCGTCACCCTCACGCCGCGCACGGTGACCATCGTCGACGTCCCGGGAGATCCCGAAGACGGCCGCACCAAGCCAGATGACAACGGCGTCGAGATCCTGGTCGCCACCGCCCCGGATGCCCAGGCCCTCGAGGACGCCCTCATCGCCATGTGGAACGCCGCCTAG
- a CDS encoding NAD(P)-dependent oxidoreductase — protein sequence MRILVTGGSGRLGQLAIADLVDHGHEVINADRRPGPANGPNAKFVETDLSDVGQVAGLLRDCDALVHLGAIPAPWSHADETVFTNNVNATYAVLQAAWITGIQKVVFASSASAYGMAWSKASRPPRYVPVDEDHPFLVAEPYGLSKEVDERIAEMFHRRSGMQVIGLRFHQVVLPSEYETMDPSGGTPVPGNPNNLWAYTDGRDAAESIRLALEANGLGFEAFNIIADDTFRIEPTEELLDAYLPDIERRAPLPGNTSLFTNDKAKRLLGWTPRHSWRDRWQ from the coding sequence ATGAGGATTCTCGTTACTGGCGGAAGCGGGCGCCTCGGTCAACTCGCCATTGCCGATCTGGTCGATCACGGCCATGAGGTCATCAATGCCGATCGCCGCCCCGGCCCCGCGAACGGCCCAAACGCGAAGTTCGTGGAAACCGACCTCTCAGATGTCGGCCAGGTCGCCGGGCTCCTGCGCGACTGCGATGCGCTGGTCCACCTCGGCGCCATCCCCGCTCCCTGGAGCCACGCCGACGAAACCGTCTTCACCAACAACGTGAACGCCACCTATGCCGTGCTGCAGGCCGCCTGGATCACCGGAATCCAGAAGGTGGTCTTCGCCTCCAGCGCCTCGGCCTATGGCATGGCCTGGAGCAAGGCTTCCCGCCCGCCACGCTACGTCCCGGTCGATGAGGACCATCCCTTTTTGGTGGCCGAACCGTATGGGCTCTCGAAAGAGGTCGACGAGCGCATCGCCGAAATGTTCCACCGCCGCAGCGGCATGCAAGTCATAGGACTGCGCTTCCATCAGGTCGTGCTTCCCTCGGAATACGAAACCATGGACCCGTCCGGCGGGACGCCGGTGCCCGGCAACCCGAACAACCTCTGGGCCTATACCGACGGCCGGGACGCCGCCGAATCGATCCGGCTCGCGCTCGAGGCAAATGGACTCGGGTTCGAGGCATTCAACATCATCGCCGACGACACCTTCCGCATCGAACCGACCGAGGAATTGCTGGACGCCTACCTGCCCGATATCGAGCGCCGCGCCCCGCTCCCCGGCAACACATCGCTCTTCACCAACGACAAAGCCAAACGCCTGCTCGGCTGGACGCCCAGGCACTCCTGGCGCGACCGTTGGCAATGA
- a CDS encoding phage portal protein has translation MLELNWPQELVTDADRARFARYEAALAFFEGDQWRTRRKPGETRLTLNYARALLQKVASYVFPAEPRFTVLVEGDQTDANRAEYLLAETIARNDLATLDIDLCVAAAVRGDAAVKVSWDARRGCPRVAAVDPGTLVVRTAPDDPRRILSVTQCYGVRGEDIGALFGDGPDRAHLDPNRRYQVVERWTDERWSVTVAEQLLRDDANPYGWIPYAMLANHPGLDGVWGESDLTDLYDICREINRRMSVLSQVLELSGAPIAVLENVDGSEGIAVGPGAKWELPEGSRAYLLDLLGSGGVSLHIDYIGQLFRVLHDLSETPRTAFGDSGRAISGAALEVEIQPLIQKVARKRRQWDAFYRERNWRLLDLLERFGGEAFGGLRQTNTIWPNVLPSDAELAVRSAVALVESGIQSRRTALATLGATDPDAELARIALERAEPTSR, from the coding sequence ATGCTCGAACTGAACTGGCCGCAGGAACTCGTCACCGACGCTGATCGGGCACGGTTCGCCCGCTACGAAGCGGCATTGGCGTTTTTCGAGGGCGATCAATGGCGTACGCGCCGCAAGCCGGGAGAAACCCGATTGACCCTCAACTATGCGCGCGCGTTGTTGCAGAAGGTGGCGTCGTATGTCTTTCCCGCCGAGCCGCGGTTCACGGTATTGGTGGAAGGCGACCAGACAGATGCCAATCGTGCCGAGTATCTGCTGGCCGAAACGATTGCCCGCAACGACCTGGCCACGCTCGATATCGACCTGTGCGTTGCGGCAGCGGTGCGGGGAGATGCGGCGGTCAAGGTCTCCTGGGACGCCCGGCGGGGATGTCCTCGCGTGGCCGCGGTCGATCCCGGCACGTTGGTGGTGCGGACCGCGCCGGACGATCCCCGGCGTATTTTGAGCGTCACCCAGTGTTATGGCGTGCGAGGGGAGGACATCGGGGCGCTATTTGGCGACGGGCCCGATCGCGCGCATCTCGATCCAAACCGACGTTATCAGGTGGTCGAGCGGTGGACCGACGAACGGTGGAGCGTCACGGTCGCCGAGCAGCTCCTGCGGGACGACGCGAACCCGTACGGTTGGATTCCCTACGCGATGCTGGCGAATCATCCTGGTCTGGACGGCGTCTGGGGCGAATCCGATCTGACCGATCTCTATGACATCTGCCGCGAGATCAATCGCCGCATGAGCGTGCTGTCGCAGGTGCTGGAGCTTTCGGGCGCGCCCATTGCGGTGCTGGAGAATGTCGACGGCTCCGAAGGAATCGCGGTCGGACCGGGTGCAAAGTGGGAGTTGCCGGAGGGGTCGCGCGCCTATCTGCTCGACCTGCTCGGCAGCGGCGGGGTCTCCTTGCATATCGACTATATCGGGCAGCTCTTTCGGGTGCTGCACGATCTGAGTGAAACCCCGCGCACCGCGTTTGGCGATTCGGGACGAGCGATCTCCGGAGCGGCGCTCGAGGTCGAGATCCAGCCGCTCATCCAGAAGGTGGCGCGCAAGCGCCGCCAGTGGGACGCGTTCTACCGGGAGCGAAACTGGCGCTTGCTCGACTTGCTGGAACGGTTTGGCGGGGAAGCGTTCGGCGGCTTGCGCCAGACCAACACGATCTGGCCGAATGTGCTCCCCAGCGATGCCGAACTGGCGGTTCGCTCTGCGGTGGCGTTGGTCGAATCGGGTATCCAATCCCGCCGCACCGCGCTTGCCACCCTCGGCGCGACCGATCCGGATGCGGAGCTGGCTCGTATCGCGCTGGAGCGCGCCGAGCCTACGTCACGGTAA
- a CDS encoding DUF4352 domain-containing protein → MTILDPSGVPMADVTVNGVTDPFTGYDSSYAPPRGSRYILVDVTVTNTGSGVLSVSPSSLWVTDATASC, encoded by the coding sequence GTGACGATACTGGACCCATCGGGCGTGCCGATGGCCGATGTCACGGTCAATGGCGTCACCGATCCGTTCACCGGGTATGACAGTTCCTACGCTCCCCCGCGCGGCAGCCGCTACATCCTCGTCGATGTCACGGTCACCAATACCGGAAGCGGTGTGCTCAGCGTCAGCCCCTCCAGCCTCTGGGTGACCGATGCGACGGCTTCGTGCTGA
- a CDS encoding 4a-hydroxytetrahydrobiopterin dehydratase — translation MPSLATEHCSPSKKSDPPVSPDEAAFLLPQLPGWSLVKDEHGDRLERDYRFGNFMEALAFTKRVGRLAERAEHHPSILTEWGHVRVTWTTNKIHGLHRNDFIMAARTDRLFKLQDTAARD, via the coding sequence ATGCCCTCCCTTGCCACCGAACACTGCTCTCCCAGCAAGAAAAGCGATCCTCCCGTCTCACCGGACGAGGCCGCCTTTCTGCTGCCCCAACTCCCCGGTTGGTCCCTCGTAAAGGACGAACACGGCGACCGGCTCGAACGCGACTACCGCTTCGGCAACTTCATGGAAGCGCTCGCATTCACCAAACGGGTCGGCCGTCTGGCCGAGCGTGCCGAGCATCACCCATCCATCCTCACCGAATGGGGACACGTCCGCGTCACCTGGACCACCAACAAGATCCACGGTCTTCACCGCAACGACTTCATCATGGCGGCCCGCACCGACCGCCTCTTCAAACTCCAGGACACCGCCGCGAGAGACTGA